A window of Paenibacillus sp. 19GGS1-52 contains these coding sequences:
- a CDS encoding DUF2626 family protein, producing the protein MDRMFRVLGFFTLVIGLMAFAGGLTEMALIFFLQTAFFVILGYLKFTEKIYILLFWGYMILTFTGFSYWTIFQMGLPL; encoded by the coding sequence TTGGACCGCATGTTTCGGGTTTTAGGTTTTTTCACACTGGTTATCGGCTTAATGGCTTTTGCTGGTGGTCTAACCGAAATGGCCCTGATCTTCTTTTTGCAGACTGCTTTTTTTGTTATTCTCGGATATCTTAAGTTTACAGAAAAAATCTACATTCTACTCTTTTGGGGTTACATGATTCTGACTTTCACTGGCTTCAGCTATTGGACGATCTTTCAGATGGGTCTACCGTTGTAA
- a CDS encoding PhoH family protein: MTKIFVLDTNVLLHDPNSIFSFKEHEVVIPAVVLEEIDSKKRNADEIGRNARTVSRLLDGLREKGHLHSGVELEHGGKLKVELNHRSFVKVQEMFGEVSNDNRILAVALNYLNEENEKADPRPVVLVSKDVLVRVKADVLGITPEDYLSDRTGDLNELYSGYQSLLVHPSLIDEYYSHRSLSVKQLSLSYPLYPHEFVILKDEIGTGKSALLKVNSEASRLEPLYFGNDAVWGISARNAQQRMALELLLNDDIPLVTITGKAGTGKTLLALAAGLLKVEDEHKYKKLLIARPVVPMGKDIGYLPGEKDEKLRPWMQPIYDNLEFLFDTKKSGDIDKILMGMGSIQVEALTYIRGRSIPAQFIIIDEAQNLSRHEVKTIVSRAGEGSKVILVGDPEQIDHPYLDAASNGLSYIVEKFKQQGVSGHITLEKGERSHLAQLAADLL; this comes from the coding sequence ATGACAAAGATATTTGTACTAGACACCAACGTGCTGTTGCACGATCCCAATTCGATTTTTTCCTTCAAGGAGCATGAAGTTGTCATTCCGGCCGTAGTGCTGGAAGAAATCGACTCCAAGAAACGCAATGCCGATGAAATTGGCCGCAACGCCCGCACTGTGTCCCGCTTGTTAGACGGACTCCGGGAGAAAGGCCACCTGCATAGCGGTGTGGAACTGGAGCACGGAGGCAAACTGAAGGTTGAGCTCAATCACCGCAGCTTCGTAAAAGTACAGGAGATGTTCGGTGAGGTGTCCAACGACAACCGGATTTTAGCCGTAGCGCTCAATTATTTGAATGAAGAGAATGAGAAGGCTGATCCGCGTCCAGTGGTACTGGTTAGCAAAGATGTGCTCGTCCGTGTTAAAGCAGATGTGCTGGGTATTACACCAGAGGACTATTTGTCCGATCGGACGGGTGATCTGAACGAGCTTTATAGCGGCTATCAGTCTCTGCTGGTTCACCCTTCGTTAATAGATGAATATTACAGTCACCGATCTTTATCCGTTAAGCAGTTGTCCTTGTCATATCCGCTGTATCCGCATGAGTTTGTCATACTCAAGGATGAGATCGGTACGGGCAAGTCGGCCTTGCTAAAAGTGAACAGTGAGGCATCCCGTCTGGAGCCGCTCTATTTCGGAAATGACGCAGTGTGGGGAATCAGTGCCCGCAATGCTCAGCAGCGTATGGCGTTGGAGCTGCTACTGAATGACGATATTCCATTAGTGACCATTACGGGTAAGGCAGGTACAGGGAAAACCTTGCTCGCACTTGCTGCAGGACTCTTAAAAGTTGAAGATGAACATAAATATAAAAAGCTCCTCATCGCCCGCCCAGTTGTGCCGATGGGCAAGGATATTGGTTATTTGCCTGGTGAGAAGGATGAGAAGCTCCGTCCATGGATGCAGCCCATCTATGACAATCTGGAGTTCCTGTTCGATACCAAGAAATCTGGGGATATCGATAAAATATTAATGGGTATGGGCAGTATTCAGGTAGAGGCGTTGACCTATATTCGTGGACGCTCGATACCGGCGCAGTTCATTATCATTGATGAGGCACAGAATCTCTCCCGTCATGAGGTGAAGACAATCGTCTCCAGAGCGGGGGAAGGAAGCAAGGTCATCCTCGTAGGTGATCCTGAGCAGATCGACCATCCTTATCTGGATGCCGCGAGCAACGGGCTTAGCTACATCGTGGAGAAGTTCAAACAGCAAGGAGTTAGCGGACATATTACTCTTGAAAAAGGCGAACGTTCCCATCTGGCCCAGCTGGCAGCAGATCTGTTATAA
- a CDS encoding TerC family protein: MDSILLLGEILMINLVLSGDNAMVIALASKDLPEKYRKRAVWWGAAGAVVLRCLLTFAAVLLLKIPYIEAGGGLLLLWISFRLLLEEEEELRVEEGSTLWKSIRTILVADFIMSLDNVLAIAGLAKGDLALIVVGIALSIPIVVWGSGIIVGWLHRFPLLIYIGAYILAYTAGDMLLQDGKFGAMLSVLFPSSHSMLPVALGVIVVITGATKRFGRTVG; encoded by the coding sequence ATGGATTCAATATTGCTGCTTGGTGAAATATTGATGATTAATCTTGTGCTGAGCGGAGATAACGCTATGGTAATTGCTCTGGCCAGCAAGGACCTTCCGGAGAAGTACCGGAAGAGAGCGGTGTGGTGGGGAGCTGCAGGAGCTGTTGTTTTACGCTGTCTGCTTACTTTTGCTGCGGTATTGCTGCTCAAAATTCCTTACATAGAGGCTGGTGGTGGGCTGCTGCTGCTGTGGATTTCGTTTAGGCTGCTGCTGGAAGAGGAAGAAGAGCTTAGGGTTGAAGAGGGTTCTACACTTTGGAAATCGATCCGTACGATTCTTGTGGCCGATTTTATTATGAGTCTGGACAATGTGCTGGCTATTGCAGGATTAGCTAAAGGGGATCTGGCCTTGATTGTGGTCGGGATCGCGCTTAGCATACCTATAGTGGTATGGGGAAGCGGCATCATTGTGGGTTGGCTGCATCGTTTTCCGCTTCTAATCTATATCGGAGCCTATATTCTGGCTTACACAGCAGGCGATATGCTGCTTCAGGATGGCAAATTTGGGGCCATGCTGTCCGTTCTATTTCCTTCGTCCCATTCCATGCTGCCTGTTGCATTAGGAGTAATTGTAGTTATAACGGGCGCGACGAAACGCTTCGGTAGAACTGTGGGTTAG
- a CDS encoding YhcN/YlaJ family sporulation lipoprotein: protein MRKSMCLLLVLLLLTSCGIAKKETSPSPQDKQSAKAASNKGNLEVRKLSNDGTIVPQSTSTAGQSSDVKNKSEVALKDHLERLAKRVPGVNGAHCVVMNKVAVVGIDVDGTLTRSRVGSIKYSVAEAIRKDPRSVRAFVTADMDLSSRLAEMSRHISKGQPVSGFAAEMADIIGRIIPQLPEDTKPQGNAQ from the coding sequence ATGAGAAAATCAATGTGTCTGTTGCTGGTACTGCTGCTGCTAACAAGCTGCGGTATCGCTAAAAAAGAGACATCACCCTCTCCTCAGGATAAACAATCTGCAAAAGCTGCAAGCAATAAGGGAAATCTCGAGGTGCGAAAGTTATCCAATGACGGTACAATTGTCCCGCAATCCACCTCAACTGCCGGACAATCTTCAGACGTTAAGAACAAAAGCGAAGTTGCACTTAAGGATCATTTGGAGCGGCTAGCTAAAAGAGTCCCCGGTGTTAACGGAGCACACTGTGTCGTGATGAATAAAGTTGCTGTGGTCGGCATTGATGTAGATGGTACGCTTACTCGGTCACGCGTTGGAAGCATCAAATATTCAGTGGCAGAGGCAATCCGCAAGGACCCAAGAAGTGTGAGAGCGTTCGTAACCGCCGATATGGACCTCTCCAGCAGACTAGCGGAGATGAGCCGCCATATTTCCAAAGGACAGCCTGTATCCGGCTTTGCCGCCGAAATGGCTGATATCATTGGCCGAATCATTCCTCAACTGCCGGAGGATACTAAACCGCAAGGCAATGCACAATAG
- a CDS encoding pyridoxamine 5'-phosphate oxidase family protein → MSEAVAQLNETLLSMLQSETFVLLNTVDAETGGPTSTAISWIYAVSPSIVRLTVDHRSRLVNNMKVNPQVTITVFGEGTVHAINGRAAVRQDPLLDVPFKMCCFDIEIEAVRNALFYGAQLESAPRYAKVYDQRAAEKLDGQVFAAMKKA, encoded by the coding sequence ATGTCCGAAGCCGTTGCTCAGCTCAATGAAACCTTGCTATCGATGCTGCAGTCGGAAACTTTTGTTCTTTTAAACACCGTTGATGCGGAAACAGGCGGTCCTACGTCCACAGCAATTTCTTGGATTTATGCAGTGAGTCCTTCTATCGTGCGTCTGACGGTCGACCATCGTTCCCGACTTGTGAACAACATGAAGGTTAATCCTCAGGTTACCATCACTGTGTTTGGTGAGGGGACTGTCCATGCAATCAACGGACGTGCTGCCGTAAGACAGGATCCACTGTTAGATGTTCCCTTTAAAATGTGCTGTTTTGATATTGAAATTGAAGCGGTACGCAATGCGCTTTTTTACGGCGCGCAGTTGGAGTCCGCCCCACGATATGCGAAAGTGTATGACCAACGTGCAGCTGAGAAGCTGGACGGACAAGTGTTTGCTGCAATGAAAAAAGCCTAG
- a CDS encoding RsfA family transcriptional regulator, with the protein MTAVRQDAWSAEDDLILAEVTLRHIREGSTQLAAFEEVGEKIGRTSAACGFRWNSCVRKSYDDAIGLAKGQRQKRSYLKKQPTVRGAQVAGLILGHTDEEFGRSEGLNENTLSIDAVIRFLRQWKGTFQESGRQLKMLERDLREKEVELIELRTENERLSKEINLAQTDYRVVNDDYKALIQIMDRARRLAFLNEEEDEMKTRFKMDANGNLERIE; encoded by the coding sequence ATGACAGCCGTTAGACAGGATGCTTGGAGTGCAGAAGATGATCTAATATTGGCAGAAGTGACTCTACGTCATATTCGGGAAGGCAGCACACAGCTTGCTGCTTTTGAAGAAGTGGGTGAAAAAATTGGCAGGACCTCAGCTGCCTGCGGATTCCGCTGGAACAGCTGTGTTCGAAAAAGCTATGATGATGCGATCGGATTAGCAAAAGGCCAACGCCAGAAAAGAAGTTATCTGAAAAAGCAGCCGACTGTAAGAGGAGCGCAGGTAGCTGGTTTAATTCTAGGGCACACCGATGAGGAATTCGGGAGAAGCGAAGGATTAAACGAAAATACATTATCCATTGATGCCGTGATTCGCTTCCTGAGACAATGGAAAGGAACCTTTCAAGAGTCAGGACGTCAATTGAAAATGCTGGAAAGAGATTTGCGTGAGAAGGAAGTTGAATTAATCGAGCTCAGGACAGAAAATGAACGTCTGTCCAAAGAAATTAATCTGGCTCAGACCGACTACCGTGTTGTCAATGATGATTACAAAGCTTTAATTCAGATTATGGACCGTGCTCGAAGGCTGGCTTTTCTTAATGAAGAAGAAGATGAAATGAAGACTCGCTTCAAAATGGATGCCAATGGAAATTTGGAACGAATAGAATGA
- a CDS encoding 2-dehydropantoate 2-reductase → MKIDIIGAGSLGLLLAGKLIHTGNEVRLWCRSVEQCRELSNSGLTVNYEEDQAEIKISGDQFISAPVRDFPATYLREPSEWIFITLKQNILHHILPELLLPLRQRQIHIICFQNGIGHMEMLQELLPLADLYAAVTTEAAKRKTLTTVFHAGKGETWLGNWPVGKHMLGKHPNDQDEVKVISLLEALLLAGFTALLSKEVDTMIYRKLLINAVINPLTAIWRIPNGGLLVSKQRMQLMRDLYTEAISVYEACGIAHDVNAWDNILEVCESTAGNTSSMLADVIASRATEIRWINGSLVDMAERSGMAVPLHRWICRLIEGMSVEER, encoded by the coding sequence ATGAAAATCGATATAATTGGTGCCGGTTCACTGGGTCTACTTCTGGCAGGCAAGCTTATTCACACCGGTAATGAAGTAAGATTGTGGTGCCGGAGTGTAGAGCAGTGCCGGGAATTGTCCAATAGTGGATTAACTGTAAACTATGAAGAAGACCAGGCAGAAATAAAGATATCGGGGGACCAATTTATATCAGCACCGGTGCGTGATTTTCCAGCTACATATCTTAGAGAGCCTAGTGAATGGATCTTTATTACGTTAAAACAGAATATCCTACATCATATTTTGCCGGAATTACTGTTACCTCTTAGACAACGGCAAATCCATATCATTTGTTTTCAAAATGGGATAGGGCATATGGAAATGCTGCAGGAATTATTACCCCTTGCTGATTTGTATGCAGCCGTGACCACCGAGGCTGCCAAAAGGAAAACATTAACAACGGTTTTTCATGCTGGAAAAGGAGAAACGTGGTTAGGAAACTGGCCAGTAGGAAAGCATATGTTGGGAAAACATCCTAATGATCAAGATGAGGTAAAGGTAATAAGTTTACTCGAAGCACTTTTATTAGCAGGATTCACCGCCCTTTTGTCGAAAGAAGTGGATACCATGATTTACCGGAAGCTCTTAATCAATGCTGTTATTAATCCGCTTACCGCTATTTGGCGTATACCAAATGGTGGATTGCTTGTTTCCAAGCAACGTATGCAGTTAATGAGGGATCTGTATACTGAAGCTATTTCCGTCTATGAAGCCTGTGGCATAGCTCATGATGTAAATGCGTGGGACAACATTCTTGAGGTGTGCGAGAGTACTGCAGGCAATACTTCATCCATGCTTGCTGATGTGATTGCATCGAGGGCAACGGAAATCCGCTGGATTAATGGCAGTCTTGTAGATATGGCAGAACGATCCGGCATGGCAGTTCCATTACATCGCTGGATTTGCCGGCTTATTGAGGGCATGAGCGTGGAAGAGAGGTGA
- a CDS encoding YlaH-like family protein → MQIWFAAHSVIAYIVIFILLTYVYNQVFRVNQKLPIGKEIVLYIMMALGSGMLLIFQHDKLPIIQCLLVAVGLMLLVRVRYFMEARQRRKASAAAKRP, encoded by the coding sequence ATGCAGATTTGGTTCGCAGCGCATTCTGTTATCGCCTATATAGTTATTTTTATATTGCTTACTTATGTTTATAATCAGGTATTCCGTGTTAACCAAAAGCTGCCCATCGGCAAAGAAATTGTCCTCTATATTATGATGGCGCTGGGATCTGGCATGCTCCTCATTTTCCAGCACGACAAGCTGCCCATTATCCAGTGTTTGCTGGTTGCAGTTGGTTTAATGCTGCTTGTACGGGTGCGCTATTTCATGGAAGCCCGTCAGAGAAGAAAAGCTTCGGCAGCAGCAAAAAGGCCTTAA
- the typA gene encoding translational GTPase TypA yields MHSRKDIRNIAIIAHVDHGKTTLVDQLLQQSGIFSAHEHLQERAMDSNDLERERGITILAKNTAITYKEYLINIVDTPGHADFGGEVERIMKMVDGVLLVVDAYEGCMPQTKFVLRKALEQNLTPIVVVNKIDRDAARPKEVIDEVLDLFIELEASDDQLEFPIVYASAINGTSSLDPEKQDETMLALYETIVEHIPAPTESVEDPLQFLVTLMDYNDYLGRIAIGRVNRGIIKQGQSVTVIMRDGTSKTARIEKLFGFQGLKRIETEQAGAGDIVAIAGIKDINIGETIADPGHPEALPVLKIDEPTMQMTFLVNNSPFAGKEGKWVTSRKLRERLFKELETDVSLRVDETDSPDSFIVSGRGELHLGILIENMRREGYEMQVSKPQVIIKNIDGVKMEPLERLMIDIPEESMGAVMESLGSRKADMVNMINNGTGQARLEFLIPARGLIGYNTYFLTLTRGYGVMNHAFDSYAPMVAGQIGGRRQGVLVASETGSTTQYGIVGVEDRGILFMDAGAEIYEGMIVGEHTRDNDIIVNICREKQLTNMRTSGKDDTVKMKTPRTFSLEGALEYLNDDEYCEITPKSIRLRKKILNKSERERVQKQSKGAKAGL; encoded by the coding sequence ATGCATTCAAGAAAAGATATTCGCAACATTGCGATCATTGCCCACGTTGACCACGGCAAAACGACACTAGTCGATCAGCTTCTGCAGCAGTCGGGAATTTTTAGTGCGCACGAGCACTTGCAGGAACGCGCCATGGATTCTAACGATCTGGAGCGGGAACGCGGAATTACCATCCTAGCTAAAAATACAGCCATTACCTATAAAGAGTATCTAATTAACATTGTGGATACCCCAGGCCATGCCGATTTTGGTGGCGAAGTTGAACGGATTATGAAGATGGTTGACGGCGTGTTGTTGGTCGTTGATGCTTATGAAGGTTGCATGCCGCAAACGAAGTTCGTTCTGCGCAAAGCACTGGAACAAAATCTTACACCAATCGTTGTCGTGAACAAGATTGACCGTGATGCTGCCCGTCCGAAGGAAGTCATCGATGAGGTTCTGGATCTGTTCATCGAACTGGAAGCGAGTGACGACCAGTTAGAATTCCCGATTGTATATGCATCTGCAATCAATGGCACATCAAGCCTGGATCCTGAGAAACAGGATGAAACGATGCTTGCGCTTTATGAAACGATTGTTGAGCATATTCCAGCTCCAACCGAAAGTGTAGAAGACCCACTTCAGTTCCTTGTAACGTTAATGGATTACAACGATTACTTGGGTCGTATTGCGATAGGACGTGTTAACCGCGGTATTATCAAACAAGGCCAATCCGTAACCGTAATTATGCGTGATGGTACGAGCAAGACCGCACGTATTGAGAAATTGTTCGGATTCCAAGGTTTGAAACGTATAGAAACAGAACAAGCTGGCGCAGGCGATATCGTTGCTATCGCAGGTATCAAGGACATCAACATTGGTGAGACCATTGCTGACCCTGGGCATCCTGAAGCACTTCCTGTTCTGAAGATTGACGAGCCAACGATGCAAATGACGTTCCTCGTGAATAACAGTCCTTTCGCAGGTAAAGAAGGCAAGTGGGTTACTTCACGCAAATTGCGTGAGCGTCTCTTTAAAGAACTTGAGACGGATGTGAGTTTGCGTGTGGACGAAACTGATAGTCCTGATTCATTTATCGTTTCTGGACGCGGTGAGCTTCACCTTGGTATTCTGATCGAGAATATGCGTCGTGAAGGTTATGAAATGCAAGTTTCTAAACCACAAGTAATCATTAAAAATATCGACGGCGTCAAAATGGAGCCGCTTGAGCGTCTAATGATTGATATTCCAGAAGAAAGCATGGGCGCTGTTATGGAAAGTCTGGGTAGCCGTAAAGCCGATATGGTCAACATGATTAACAACGGTACGGGTCAAGCACGTCTGGAGTTCCTGATTCCTGCACGTGGTTTGATTGGTTACAACACTTACTTCTTGACTTTGACACGCGGTTACGGTGTTATGAACCATGCTTTTGACAGCTACGCTCCAATGGTTGCTGGTCAAATTGGCGGACGTCGTCAAGGTGTACTTGTAGCAAGTGAGACTGGATCAACAACTCAATATGGAATAGTGGGTGTTGAGGATCGTGGTATTCTCTTCATGGATGCAGGTGCAGAAATTTATGAAGGTATGATCGTAGGCGAGCATACCCGTGATAACGATATTATCGTTAACATCTGTAGAGAAAAACAACTTACCAACATGCGTACCTCAGGTAAGGATGATACTGTAAAAATGAAGACACCACGTACCTTCTCTTTGGAAGGTGCACTTGAATATTTGAATGATGATGAATATTGTGAAATCACACCTAAATCCATTCGTTTGCGCAAAAAGATTTTGAACAAGAGCGAACGCGAACGTGTACAGAAGCAGTCTAAAGGGGCGAAAGCCGGTTTGTAA
- a CDS encoding LCP family protein yields the protein MNTRNSSLPPRSNGQQTNPRKQPVNRGGKSKAKRKKRGFLARLGRTLLLLVIVVILAALCYGGYVYWKLNHGLFDTGISKPVAAGQSASVKPLTILLLGTDNRPKHASQLTDVIMVATLNPKTKSATIVSLPRDTYVELSGYKKTKINEFYSRFKSKEKTSGILALDEMKTMMGKYLDIKVDYVTILDFQGFRDVVDELGTVSVNISEDMCYTDSVDGTNINLKEGPAKLDGDNALDYVRYRKSNCNPKTKASDDFDRNKRQNEVLNSLIDGMQSVRGVMKIGGVLDAVDDNMKTDIENAQLKDMIATYWKISKDNVEFKPVTGTWRSPYVYINEEELEAAKKSLQDRAAGVFLPSVSDSSESP from the coding sequence ATGAATACACGCAACAGCAGTTTACCACCAAGATCGAATGGACAACAAACAAACCCTAGAAAGCAGCCTGTTAATAGGGGAGGAAAGTCAAAGGCTAAGAGAAAGAAACGGGGATTCCTCGCCAGACTGGGAAGGACATTATTGTTGCTTGTAATTGTAGTGATCCTTGCAGCGCTCTGTTATGGAGGTTATGTCTATTGGAAGCTCAACCACGGGTTATTTGATACCGGCATCTCTAAACCGGTCGCAGCTGGACAGTCGGCCTCTGTGAAGCCATTGACGATACTGCTGCTCGGAACTGACAATCGGCCCAAGCATGCTTCCCAATTAACGGATGTTATTATGGTTGCGACGCTCAATCCAAAGACCAAATCAGCAACCATTGTATCACTCCCTCGAGACACCTATGTTGAGCTGAGTGGCTATAAGAAGACCAAGATCAACGAGTTCTATTCGCGCTTCAAGAGCAAGGAGAAGACCTCAGGTATTCTGGCTTTGGATGAAATGAAGACCATGATGGGTAAGTATTTGGACATCAAAGTTGATTATGTAACGATACTTGATTTTCAAGGTTTTCGCGATGTAGTCGATGAACTGGGCACTGTCAGTGTTAACATAAGTGAAGATATGTGTTATACGGATAGTGTAGACGGGACCAATATTAATCTTAAAGAGGGTCCTGCCAAGCTGGATGGCGATAATGCGCTTGATTACGTTCGCTACCGTAAATCCAATTGCAATCCCAAGACGAAGGCCTCCGATGATTTTGACCGTAATAAACGCCAGAATGAAGTACTGAACTCGTTAATCGACGGGATGCAGTCTGTTCGTGGTGTTATGAAAATTGGTGGCGTACTTGACGCGGTGGATGATAATATGAAGACGGATATTGAAAATGCACAGCTTAAAGATATGATCGCGACCTATTGGAAGATATCCAAGGACAATGTGGAGTTCAAACCGGTGACAGGAACATGGCGTAGTCCTTACGTATATATTAACGAGGAAGAGCTTGAAGCGGCGAAGAAAAGCCTTCAGGACAGAGCAGCAGGCGTATTTCTTCCTTCTGTGTCAGACTCTTCTGAGAGTCCCTGA
- a CDS encoding TerC family protein, whose amino-acid sequence MSTSVWEFILSLLNIVFLDLILAGDNAIVIGLAARNLAADTQKKAVLLGTAGAVTLRIIATILVVWLLKVPWLLLAGGLLLIFIAYKLLTDENNEADIKAEGNLWSAVRTIIIADAAMGLDNVIAVAGAAKHNITLVVLGLLISVPIVVWGSTLFIKLINKFPWIIYIGSAVLGFTASSMITEEERIEPFFEQYPILRYLFIAMVIAGILAAGLHKRHSEHKETPTGGIAS is encoded by the coding sequence TTGAGCACATCCGTATGGGAGTTTATATTATCACTGCTGAATATTGTCTTTCTGGATCTCATTCTGGCAGGTGACAATGCGATCGTCATCGGTCTTGCCGCGCGGAATCTAGCGGCTGATACTCAGAAAAAAGCTGTCCTGTTAGGTACTGCCGGAGCTGTCACTCTACGGATCATCGCGACTATTCTCGTTGTATGGCTGCTCAAGGTGCCTTGGCTCCTACTTGCAGGTGGACTTTTGCTCATTTTCATAGCTTACAAGCTGTTGACAGACGAAAATAATGAAGCTGATATCAAGGCAGAAGGAAACCTATGGTCTGCCGTTCGAACGATAATAATTGCGGATGCAGCAATGGGTCTTGACAATGTAATTGCGGTTGCCGGGGCTGCCAAACATAATATCACTCTAGTCGTGCTGGGGTTGTTGATCAGCGTTCCGATTGTGGTCTGGGGCAGCACACTTTTTATTAAGCTGATCAATAAATTCCCATGGATTATTTATATTGGTTCTGCCGTGCTAGGTTTTACCGCCTCCAGCATGATTACGGAGGAGGAGCGGATAGAGCCTTTTTTTGAGCAATATCCCATTCTGCGTTATTTGTTCATAGCAATGGTAATAGCCGGGATCTTGGCTGCGGGACTTCACAAACGCCATTCGGAACATAAAGAGACCCCAACTGGCGGAATCGCAAGCTGA
- a CDS encoding extracellular solute-binding protein, with amino-acid sequence MLRRKNYWLLFAILLLSLTSLSPSMELNTNDGPHLVSKPQSQSTNPSAGEEGVVDRLRITVSLSSEEFRELELISSRYTLSTGVKVELSNVDRESADKTLMQDLTIGDSPDVVMTDGRNILDLATQGYLLPVDVYQSVPGSAPLTMLIPQMQWNGYNWGVPLDIDPYVLVYSPKHLGELGLSALPRSLDEWKVLLQNLLKSSGKHLLTMDTRNAYGFSAVLESMGSSLLSGDLETLEWLQHARGYFYLTSRYNRDIWDMLKDGSTAIAALPLSEWRKYGDSSLVAEAPLLASKDTGLEALYSRSFALPAQSRNPEEAVNWLAFVTSKSAQLEWLKNTGGLPALDELYRSGLPVGYKLPFATDILLTDETAPQQEPQGGWSKISEAVSLVLTGKLDAAGYKALLEQSSK; translated from the coding sequence GTGCTGAGACGCAAAAACTATTGGCTTCTGTTTGCCATTTTACTGCTGTCGCTGACAAGTCTGTCGCCCAGCATGGAACTGAATACCAATGACGGCCCGCATTTGGTAAGTAAGCCGCAAAGTCAGTCTACAAACCCCTCTGCCGGAGAAGAAGGGGTAGTAGACAGGTTGAGAATCACAGTATCCCTTAGTTCAGAAGAATTCCGCGAGCTGGAGTTGATTAGCAGTCGCTACACTTTATCCACTGGCGTAAAGGTAGAGCTAAGCAATGTGGATAGAGAGAGTGCAGACAAGACGCTCATGCAGGATTTGACGATCGGAGACAGTCCTGATGTTGTCATGACGGATGGACGGAATATTTTAGACTTGGCAACGCAAGGATATTTATTGCCGGTTGATGTATACCAGAGCGTTCCGGGAAGTGCACCATTAACTATGCTAATCCCGCAGATGCAATGGAATGGTTATAACTGGGGCGTTCCGCTTGATATCGATCCGTACGTTCTGGTATATTCACCGAAGCATCTTGGAGAACTGGGCCTATCCGCCTTGCCGAGAAGCTTGGATGAATGGAAAGTACTGCTTCAGAATCTGCTTAAGAGTTCTGGAAAACATCTATTGACTATGGATACCCGCAATGCATATGGTTTTTCTGCTGTGCTGGAAAGTATGGGCAGTAGTCTGTTATCAGGTGATCTGGAAACATTGGAATGGCTTCAACATGCACGTGGTTATTTTTACTTGACTAGTCGCTATAATCGAGATATCTGGGATATGCTCAAGGACGGGTCTACTGCGATTGCTGCCCTGCCGCTCTCGGAATGGAGGAAGTACGGCGATTCATCTCTAGTTGCCGAAGCACCTTTGCTGGCTAGCAAAGATACAGGGCTTGAGGCTTTATATAGCCGTTCCTTTGCACTTCCAGCCCAGTCACGAAATCCGGAAGAAGCTGTGAATTGGCTTGCTTTTGTAACTTCCAAATCTGCACAGCTGGAATGGTTGAAGAACACTGGTGGGCTGCCGGCTCTTGATGAGCTGTATCGTTCAGGGTTGCCTGTCGGCTATAAGCTTCCGTTTGCGACAGATATATTGCTGACAGACGAAACCGCCCCGCAGCAGGAGCCACAGGGCGGCTGGAGTAAGATTTCTGAGGCTGTATCGTTAGTGCTTACAGGAAAACTTGATGCTGCTGGTTATAAAGCGCTCCTGGAACAGAGCTCAAAATGA
- a CDS encoding DUF3397 domain-containing protein has product MDFLRNSFITLSVIPVVPFFIVYYIGLGLKREKKKTFLLAMDVTTLFLLLSVSALFNNIFQSGFGFYLIIIIILISAGLIGGAQNRLKGKVDGKRLLRAVWRLSFLFMCIGYLLFMVLGLIKYISHTM; this is encoded by the coding sequence TTGGATTTTCTGCGGAATTCGTTCATTACCTTAAGCGTTATTCCGGTTGTTCCTTTTTTTATTGTCTATTATATTGGCCTTGGTTTAAAGAGAGAGAAGAAAAAGACCTTTTTATTAGCCATGGATGTGACTACTCTTTTTTTATTGTTGTCGGTATCGGCCTTATTTAATAATATATTTCAATCAGGTTTTGGGTTCTATCTTATAATTATTATTATATTAATATCCGCTGGACTCATTGGCGGAGCGCAGAACCGCTTGAAAGGAAAAGTGGACGGGAAGCGACTACTTCGGGCGGTTTGGAGACTTAGCTTCTTATTTATGTGCATTGGATATCTGTTATTTATGGTTCTAGGTCTTATCAAGTACATATCACATACGATGTAA